In the genome of Spirochaetae bacterium HGW-Spirochaetae-1, one region contains:
- a CDS encoding spermidine/putrescine ABC transporter permease: MGIIVFLYVPLLIVIINSFNMSRFGGEWGGFTLKWYGKLFNDRDVWHALSNSLIVALSTTFTSMVLGTVAAIALYRFRTFLQSVNNVFIYMPLVVPDILIGISLLLFFVALKVHLGLFTIYLAHVTFCISYVAMVVMGRLQDFNYSVMEAAMDLGASWFTAVRRIMIPILAPGIFAGGLLAFTLSIDDFVITFFVTGPGAATLPLYIYSMMKHGSPMVINALTGIFLTFTFIIIIISKKLLEEK, translated from the coding sequence ATGGGTATCATCGTGTTTCTTTATGTTCCCCTGTTGATCGTTATAATTAATTCCTTCAATATGTCGCGCTTCGGCGGCGAATGGGGCGGATTCACTCTCAAGTGGTACGGCAAGCTTTTCAATGACAGGGACGTATGGCATGCCCTGAGCAACTCCCTCATCGTGGCCCTTTCTACAACATTCACCTCCATGGTCCTGGGTACTGTGGCCGCCATTGCCCTGTACCGCTTCAGGACTTTTCTGCAGTCGGTGAATAACGTATTCATCTACATGCCCCTTGTTGTTCCCGACATACTTATCGGCATAAGTCTCCTGCTCTTTTTTGTCGCGCTGAAGGTGCATCTGGGACTGTTCACCATATATCTCGCCCATGTGACCTTCTGCATCAGCTACGTTGCCATGGTGGTCATGGGCCGCCTCCAGGATTTCAACTACTCCGTGATGGAGGCCGCCATGGACCTGGGTGCGTCGTGGTTTACCGCCGTGCGCAGGATTATGATACCCATACTGGCGCCGGGTATCTTCGCCGGGGGCCTTTTAGCATTCACCCTTTCAATCGATGATTTCGTTATCACCTTTTTTGTTACCGGTCCGGGAGCGGCCACGCTCCCGCTTTACATATACAGCATGATGAAACACGGGTCTCCCATGGTGATAAACGCGTTGACGGGAATATTTTTAACGTTCACCTTTATAATTATTATTATCAGTAAAAAACTTCTGGAGGAGAAATAA
- a CDS encoding spermidine/putrescine ABC transporter substrate-binding protein produces the protein MMKRIVLCLLAALVVFAGTSCGKKETELHVYNWADYVNPEVITQFEKANNCRVIMDFFDSNEALYAKVKAGAVGYDLYICSSYMINVMHQQNMLKSLDHGKIDNLRNVDKEYLKLALDKDMQYSVPYMMSFAGIAYNKDKVKNFKASWSMFEREDLKGRMTLLNDVRETVGAALKYNGFSYNTHSETELAKAGDTVIKWKKNIAKFEVDEAKRGLDAGEFYLIHTYNGDALQLMDQNKKLAFAVPEEGTSLSCDDMVIPETAQNIKLAYAFINFMLDPAVSAKNMEYINYLAPNTAAQKLMPEDFLKNPAVNLPASIVKKSDVLKDMGAENVKYSKVWDEIKMAQ, from the coding sequence ATGATGAAAAGAATCGTACTGTGTCTGCTGGCTGCACTGGTTGTTTTCGCGGGAACATCCTGCGGGAAAAAGGAAACGGAACTGCATGTATACAACTGGGCCGATTACGTGAATCCCGAAGTGATTACGCAGTTTGAAAAGGCGAACAATTGCCGTGTTATCATGGATTTTTTTGATTCCAACGAGGCTCTCTATGCAAAGGTTAAGGCCGGTGCCGTGGGCTATGATCTGTACATCTGCTCAAGTTATATGATAAACGTGATGCATCAACAGAACATGCTGAAATCCCTGGACCACGGGAAAATCGACAACCTGAGAAATGTGGATAAAGAATATCTCAAACTCGCCCTTGACAAAGACATGCAATACAGCGTCCCTTACATGATGAGCTTTGCCGGTATCGCGTATAACAAAGATAAAGTTAAAAACTTCAAGGCATCATGGTCCATGTTTGAAAGGGAGGACCTTAAGGGACGCATGACGCTTCTCAATGATGTACGGGAAACCGTGGGAGCCGCTCTGAAATACAATGGGTTCAGTTATAACACTCACAGCGAAACAGAACTGGCAAAAGCCGGGGATACGGTTATCAAGTGGAAGAAAAATATCGCCAAGTTTGAAGTGGACGAGGCAAAGCGCGGTCTTGATGCCGGGGAATTTTATCTTATCCATACCTATAATGGCGATGCCCTGCAGCTCATGGACCAGAACAAGAAACTGGCCTTTGCCGTTCCCGAGGAAGGCACCTCGCTGAGCTGTGATGACATGGTGATCCCGGAAACCGCCCAGAATATCAAACTTGCCTACGCCTTCATTAACTTCATGCTGGACCCGGCTGTGAGTGCGAAAAACATGGAGTACATAAACTACCTGGCACCCAATACGGCAGCACAGAAGCTCATGCCTGAAGATTTTCTGAAGAATCCGGCGGTAAACCTTCCCGCATCCATTGTAAAAAAATCCGATGTACTGAAGGATATGGGAGCGGAGAATGTTAAATACAGTAAAGTATGGGATGAAATAAAGATGGCTCAGTAA
- a CDS encoding DUF885 domain-containing protein, with translation MRMRADEKETDFIWEVPVKKYFIGMALIIILAVGIWTYKLFLGRPCSFNHAVERITLQSLMGDPEMLTYLGFIDNTLLDFHSGKLTDSSPAHERESREMAKKGLVLLQGYDRSGLSRQEQLTDDIFSRYLRDQVESERFPYHLNNVNCPTPYPVNQLFGVQSEVPAFLESMHRITGKKSADRYIQRLRAFRVKFDQVLESLRMREAMKAIPPRFVVTKVINQMESFIAAPPSENILYTSFAAKIDACRTIDREEREKLKKQALQDISSTVYPAYGKLIAYMKDLKMKTGTDDGVWKLPDGDAYYAWILRWHITTDMTPESVHELGLAEVKRIESEMREILQSQGYTGAPVSVFMNRLAKEKRFLYPDTAPGKEQVLRDYEAIVREMEAGVKSFIATGTDRKVEVKRLPVFKEATSPTAYYNPPSMDGGRPGIFYVNLRNTGDQVRFGMRTLAYHEAVPGHHTQLAIAMDLKGVPMFRKVYPFTAYVEGWALYAERLAWEQGYQDDPFSNLGRLQAEMFRAVRLVVDTGIHRKKWTRERAIAYMLEKTGMSVTDVTAEIERYIVMPGQACAYKIGMIKLLEYRERMKRELGSRFDIRKFHDLILLNGSMPLDILDRVISGYIEKEKGL, from the coding sequence ATGCGGATGCGGGCCGATGAAAAAGAAACGGATTTCATATGGGAGGTTCCTGTGAAAAAATATTTTATTGGCATGGCTCTGATCATAATTCTGGCTGTCGGCATATGGACGTATAAACTCTTTCTGGGCAGGCCCTGCAGTTTCAATCATGCCGTGGAGAGAATTACGCTGCAGAGTCTCATGGGGGACCCGGAGATGCTCACCTATCTGGGTTTTATCGACAACACCCTTCTGGATTTTCACAGCGGGAAACTCACCGATTCATCGCCTGCCCATGAAAGAGAGAGCCGTGAAATGGCGAAGAAGGGACTCGTGCTTTTACAGGGATATGACCGGTCCGGCCTGTCCCGTCAGGAACAGCTCACCGATGATATTTTCAGCCGGTACCTGCGGGATCAGGTTGAATCGGAAAGATTCCCTTACCACCTGAACAATGTCAACTGCCCGACACCCTATCCCGTCAATCAGCTTTTCGGCGTCCAGAGCGAGGTGCCGGCCTTTCTTGAATCCATGCACCGTATAACCGGAAAGAAGAGTGCCGACCGCTACATACAGCGTCTCCGGGCTTTCCGTGTTAAATTCGACCAGGTCCTGGAATCCCTGCGTATGCGTGAAGCGATGAAAGCCATACCGCCGCGTTTCGTCGTCACTAAAGTGATAAACCAGATGGAAAGTTTCATTGCCGCGCCGCCGTCGGAAAATATACTGTATACCTCCTTTGCTGCAAAGATTGATGCATGCAGGACCATTGACAGGGAAGAAAGGGAGAAATTAAAAAAGCAGGCCCTGCAGGATATATCTTCAACGGTATACCCGGCATACGGAAAACTCATCGCCTACATGAAGGATCTGAAGATGAAGACCGGAACCGATGACGGTGTCTGGAAGCTGCCCGATGGGGACGCTTACTACGCCTGGATTCTTCGCTGGCACATAACAACTGATATGACCCCTGAATCGGTCCACGAACTGGGCCTGGCCGAAGTGAAGCGCATAGAATCGGAAATGAGAGAAATACTTCAATCGCAGGGATATACCGGGGCTCCCGTGTCTGTGTTTATGAACAGACTCGCAAAAGAGAAAAGGTTTTTGTACCCCGATACAGCTCCGGGGAAAGAACAGGTTCTCCGGGACTACGAGGCCATTGTGCGCGAGATGGAGGCGGGAGTGAAAAGCTTTATTGCCACGGGTACGGACCGGAAGGTCGAGGTAAAACGGCTCCCCGTTTTCAAGGAGGCCACTTCGCCGACGGCATATTACAATCCGCCTTCCATGGACGGCGGCAGGCCCGGGATATTTTATGTTAACCTGAGAAATACCGGGGACCAGGTCAGGTTCGGCATGCGTACCCTGGCCTATCATGAAGCGGTCCCGGGCCATCATACGCAGCTGGCTATCGCCATGGACTTAAAGGGTGTGCCCATGTTCAGGAAGGTGTATCCCTTTACCGCCTATGTTGAGGGCTGGGCCCTCTATGCCGAAAGGCTCGCGTGGGAGCAGGGATATCAGGATGATCCTTTCAGCAACCTGGGCCGGCTCCAGGCCGAAATGTTCCGGGCCGTGAGACTCGTTGTTGATACGGGCATACACCGGAAAAAGTGGACCAGGGAGAGGGCCATAGCCTACATGCTGGAAAAAACCGGCATGTCCGTCACGGATGTAACGGCCGAGATCGAACGGTATATTGTCATGCCGGGACAGGCCTGTGCATATAAAATCGGTATGATTAAACTGCTGGAATACCGGGAAAGAATGAAAAGGGAGCTGGGAAGCCGTTTCGATATCAGGAAGTTTCATGATCTTATCCTCCTGAACGGGAGCATGCCACTGGACATCCTGGATCGTGTAATTTCCGGTTATATCGAAAAAGAAAAGGGGTTGTGA
- a CDS encoding spermidine/putrescine ABC transporter ATP-binding protein produces the protein MNEFLIFEGISKSFGDLKVLDNVSLSIGKGEIFSILGPSGCGKTTLLRICAGFETPDSGRVILNGKEITDQGSNKRQVNTVFQNYALFPHMTVRENISFGLQMAKVAKNQISREVDKFLDLIQMTDQADKKATKLSGGQMQRVAIARALINKPQVLLLDEPLAALDLKLRQRMLVELDWIHDEVGITFLYVTHDQGEAMSISDHIAIMNMGKIEQHGTPAAVYEAPSNSFVAAFIGDTNFFETEITKNDGSYSYLHIEEFTDIMVYNDKNFHEGSKVYLSIRPEKFNITLDKPEEHRRINMIRGVVEDIIYLGTHTTYWVRANEYLIQIRKSHDRFLLDQKIIEHGNDVWISWHADNCYMLDRYNVKDESLLTLPDADAMESESSAPGEE, from the coding sequence ATGAACGAATTCCTGATCTTTGAGGGGATCTCAAAAAGTTTTGGAGACTTGAAGGTGCTGGATAATGTATCGCTCTCCATCGGAAAGGGGGAGATATTTTCCATCCTGGGTCCCAGCGGCTGCGGTAAAACAACGCTCCTGCGCATCTGTGCCGGATTTGAAACCCCCGATAGCGGCCGTGTCATCCTCAACGGAAAGGAAATCACCGATCAGGGTTCCAACAAGCGCCAGGTCAATACGGTATTTCAGAACTACGCCCTGTTCCCCCACATGACGGTCCGTGAAAATATATCATTCGGGCTCCAGATGGCAAAAGTCGCTAAAAACCAGATATCCCGTGAAGTGGACAAGTTTCTCGATCTTATCCAGATGACCGACCAGGCCGATAAAAAGGCCACGAAACTGAGCGGCGGTCAGATGCAGAGGGTGGCAATAGCCCGGGCTCTCATCAACAAGCCGCAGGTGCTGCTGCTTGATGAACCCCTGGCGGCCCTGGACCTTAAGCTGCGTCAGCGCATGCTCGTCGAGTTGGACTGGATTCATGACGAAGTGGGCATCACTTTTCTCTATGTGACGCATGACCAGGGCGAGGCCATGAGTATCAGCGATCACATCGCCATAATGAATATGGGTAAAATTGAACAGCACGGCACCCCTGCCGCCGTGTATGAAGCTCCCTCCAATAGTTTCGTGGCGGCCTTTATCGGCGATACGAATTTTTTTGAAACCGAGATCACCAAGAATGACGGCTCCTACAGCTATCTCCACATCGAGGAATTTACCGATATCATGGTCTACAATGACAAGAACTTTCACGAGGGAAGCAAGGTTTATCTCAGCATCCGCCCGGAAAAATTCAACATAACGCTGGACAAGCCCGAGGAGCACCGGCGTATCAACATGATCAGGGGCGTTGTCGAGGATATCATCTACCTGGGAACCCACACAACGTACTGGGTCAGGGCCAATGAGTACCTCATACAGATACGGAAGTCCCATGACCGTTTCCTTCTCGACCAGAAAATCATAGAACACGGCAATGACGTGTGGATATCATGGCATGCCGACAACTGTTACATGCTGGACAGGTATAACGTCAAGGATGAATCGCTGCTGACGCTTCCCGATGCTGACGCCATGGAAAGCGAATCTTCGGCCCCCGGTGAAGAATAG
- a CDS encoding spermidine/putrescine ABC transporter permease yields MKERINKRFAELLLTMPAMVWLVIFFVIPTIVIFIIAFKAGDSFGGIGREWTLRNFSELANPSYPVIMWRTIWLSLLTTVICLVLAVPSAYYLARAEKKWRDILLLLIIVPFWSNFLIRIFAWKVVLHPEGLLKQVLVFFHLASENTFLLYRSEAVLLVLVYTYLPFALLPIYAAAEKFNFSLMEAAYDLGAGRIQAFIRVYLPGIKQGLITAIMVVLIPALGSYVIPDIVGGPGGEMIGNKIAQRTFVDRNLPQASVISTLLILIVMVPLIIRLATRGRKNDEADTRGGFM; encoded by the coding sequence ATGAAGGAACGCATAAACAAACGTTTCGCGGAACTGCTGCTCACAATGCCCGCCATGGTGTGGCTCGTCATTTTCTTTGTTATTCCCACCATCGTCATATTCATTATCGCCTTCAAGGCAGGGGATAGTTTCGGCGGTATAGGCCGGGAGTGGACGTTGCGGAATTTTTCCGAGCTGGCAAATCCCTCATATCCCGTCATCATGTGGAGAACCATATGGCTGAGCCTCCTGACCACGGTCATCTGCCTGGTCCTTGCCGTTCCATCGGCATATTATCTGGCCAGGGCGGAAAAGAAATGGCGTGATATCCTTCTGCTGCTCATCATCGTCCCCTTCTGGAGCAATTTTCTCATCCGTATTTTCGCCTGGAAGGTTGTCCTGCATCCCGAAGGCCTGCTTAAACAGGTTCTTGTTTTTTTTCATCTCGCATCAGAAAATACTTTTCTTCTTTACCGCAGCGAGGCGGTGCTTCTGGTCCTGGTGTACACCTATCTCCCTTTCGCACTTCTCCCTATTTATGCGGCCGCGGAAAAATTTAACTTTTCCCTCATGGAAGCGGCCTATGACCTGGGCGCCGGAAGAATACAGGCTTTTATCCGCGTCTATCTTCCCGGCATTAAGCAGGGACTTATAACGGCAATAATGGTGGTCCTTATCCCGGCACTGGGGAGTTATGTCATTCCCGATATCGTTGGAGGTCCCGGCGGCGAAATGATAGGGAACAAGATCGCCCAGAGGACCTTTGTGGACAGGAACCTTCCCCAGGCCAGCGTTATCTCCACGCTTCTCATACTCATCGTCATGGTGCCACTCATAATACGCCTGGCAACCCGGGGCAGGAAGAACGATGAGGCCGATACGAGGGGAGGATTCATGTGA
- a CDS encoding flavodoxin family protein, which yields MKVVAFNGSPRAEGNTNILINIVFDELKKEGIECETVHIGRRLIRGCAACYKCFEKKDGHCIFNDDIINECIDKMRDAQGIILGSPTYFSNVTTEMKALIDRAGMVGRANTDLYRRKVGASVVAVRRSGANHVFSSLNYFFLIAEMIIPGSNYWNSGVGRNIGDVEQDEEGVQVMRTLGQNMAWLMEKLY from the coding sequence ATGAAAGTAGTTGCTTTTAACGGAAGTCCGCGTGCCGAAGGGAACACGAATATTCTCATCAATATTGTATTTGATGAGCTGAAGAAAGAAGGAATCGAATGTGAAACGGTCCACATAGGCCGAAGACTTATCAGGGGCTGTGCGGCCTGTTATAAATGTTTTGAGAAAAAGGACGGCCATTGCATATTCAATGATGATATAATCAACGAATGCATTGATAAAATGCGTGATGCCCAGGGGATCATTTTGGGATCACCCACCTATTTTTCCAATGTCACCACGGAGATGAAGGCCCTCATCGACCGGGCAGGCATGGTGGGCCGCGCCAATACCGATCTGTACCGGCGGAAGGTCGGGGCGTCCGTTGTGGCCGTCCGGCGGAGCGGGGCAAATCACGTGTTCAGTTCCCTTAATTATTTTTTTCTTATCGCCGAAATGATCATTCCCGGCTCGAATTACTGGAACAGCGGTGTTGGCAGGAATATCGGCGACGTCGAACAGGACGAGGAGGGGGTACAGGTGATGAGAACCCTGGGTCAGAATATGGCATGGCTGATGGAAAAGTTATATTAA